The proteins below are encoded in one region of Triticum aestivum cultivar Chinese Spring chromosome 1B, IWGSC CS RefSeq v2.1, whole genome shotgun sequence:
- the LOC123149625 gene encoding DNA damage-binding protein 1, translating to MSTWNYVVTAHKPTSVSHSCVGNFTGPHQLNLIVAKCTRIEIHLLTPQGLQPMLDVPIYGRIATIELFRPHNEAQDFLFVATERYKFCVLQWDAEKSELLTRSMGDVSDRIGRPTDNGQIGIIDPDCRLIGLHLYDGLFKVIPFDNKGQLKEAFNIRLEELQVLDIKFLYGCLRPTIVVLYQDNKDARHVKTYEVALKEKDFVEGPWSQNNLDNGAGLLIPVPAPLGGVIIIGEETIVYCNANSTFKAIPIKQSITRAYGRVDPDGSRYLLGDNSGILHLLVLTQERERVTGLKIENLGETSVASSISYLDNGVVYVGSRFGDSQLVKLNLQPDATGSFVEILERYVNLGPIVDFCVVDLDRQGQGQVVTCSGAFKDGSIRVVRNGIGINEQASVELQGIKGLWSLKSSFNDLYDMYLVVSFISETRFLAMNMEDELEEIEIEGFDAQIQTLFCQNAINDMLIQVTANSVRLVSCTSRELVDQWNAPEGFSVNVASANASQVLLATGGGHLVYLEIRDAKLVEVKHAQLEHEISCVDLNPVGENPQYSSLAAIGMWTDISVSIFSLPDLELIRKENLGGEIVPRSVLMCTLEGISYLLCALGDGHLFSFLLNASTGELTDRKKVSLGTQPISLRTFSSKGTTHVFASSDRPTVIYSSNKKLLYSNVNLKEVNHMCPFNTAAFPDSLAIAKEGELSIGTIDDIQKLHIRTIPLNEQARRICHQEQSRTLAFCSFKYTQNSMEESEAHFIRLMDHQTFEFLSTHPLDQYECGCSMISCSFSDDNNFYYCVGTAYVLPEENEPTKGRILVFAVEDGRLQLIVEKETKGAVYSLNAFNGKLLAAINQKIQLYKWMTREDGSHELQSECGHHGHILALYTQTRGDFIVVGDLMKSISLLVYKHEESAIEELARDYNANWMTAVEMIDDDIYVGAENSYNLFTVRKNSDAATDEERGRLEVVGEYHLGEFVNRFRHGSLVMRLPDSEMGQIPTVIFGTINGVIGIIASLPHDHYVFLEKLQTTLVKFIKGVGSLSHEQWRSFHNDKKTSEARNFLDGDLIESFLDLNRAKMEEVAKAMAVPVEELSKRVEELMRLH from the exons ATGAGCACGTGGAACTACGTCGTGACGGCGCACAAGCCCACCAGCGTCAGCCACTCCTGCGTCGGCAACTTCACCGGCCCCCACCAGCTCAACCTCATCGTCGC GAAATGCACCCGCATCGAGATCCACCTGCTCACGCCGCAGGGCCTTCAG CCTATGCTTGACGTGCCCATATATGGGAGGATCGCGACGATCGAGCTCTTCCGGCCTCAC AATGAGGCCCAGGACTTCCTCTTCGTCGCCACGGAGAGGTACAAGTTCTGCGTCCTGCAGTGGGACGCAGAAAAATCAGAGCTTCTCACCAG ATCCATGGGAGATGTTTCTGATCGCATTGGCCGCCCTACGGACAATGGACAG ATTGGGATCATCGACCCTGACTGTAGACTTATTGGCCTTCACCTCTATGATGGATTGTTTAAG GTTATACCATTCGACAACAAAGGACAGCTGAAGGAAGCTTTCAATATCAG ACTAGAAGAGCTTCAAGTGTTGGACATCAAGTTCCTGTATGGCTGTCTCAGACCTACGATAGTTGTCCTCTACCAG GATAACAAAGATGCCAGGCATGTTAAGACATATGAAGTTGCACTGAAGGAGAAAGACTTCGTTGAGGGTCCTTGGTCACAGAACAATTTAGACAACGGAGCTGGTCTTTTAATACCTGTACCAGCTCCACTCGGCGGTGTCATAATAATTGGCGAGGAGACAATAGTTTACTGCAATGCTAATTCTACATTTAAAGCTATACCAATCAAACAG TCCATCACAAGAGCTTACGGAAGGGTTGACCCAGATGGCTCTCGCTATTTACTTGGTGATAATTCAGGCATTTTGCATTTACTTGTCCTTACCCAGGAACGGGAAAG GGTAACTGGTTTGAAAATTGAGAATTTGGGAGAGACTTCAGTTGCATCGTCAATATCGTATCTTGATAATGGTGTTGTCTATGTTGGTTCTCGATTTGGTGATTCACAG CTGGTAAAGCTGAATCTCCAACCTGATGCAACTGGTTCATTCGTCGAAATCCTTGAACGGTATGTGAATCTTGGACCCATTGTGGACTTCTGCGTGGTTGACCTTGATAGGCAAGGGCAAGGTCAGGTGGTCACTTGTTCAGGAGCATTCAAAGACGGTTCCATTCGAGTGGTTCGTAATGGTATAGGGATTAATGAGCAG GCTTCAGTAGAGCTGCAAGGCATCAAGGGATTGTGGTCACTGAAGTCTTCCTTCAATGATCTCTATGACATGTATCTGGTGGTGAGCTTTATAAGTGAGACTCGGTTCTTGGCTATGAACATGGAAGATGAATTAGAAGAAATTGAGATAGAAGGGTTTGATGCACAAATCCAGACTTTGTTCTGCCAAAATGCCATCAATGATATGCTTATACAG GTTACTGCTAATTCTGTCCGGTTAGTCAGTTGCACTTCTCGGGAGCTGGTGGATCAGTGGAATGCACCGGAAGGATTTTCAGTCAATGTTGCATCAGCTAATGCCAGTCAG GTCCTGTTGGCGACCGGTGGTGGCCATCTTGTTTACCTAGAGATTAGGGATGCTAAGCTGGTTGAAGTGAAACATGCGCAGCTAGAGCATGAGATATCTTGTGTTGATTTGAACCCAGTAGGGGAGAATCCACAGTATAGCTCTCTGGCTGCTATTGGGATGTGGACTGATATAAGTGTTAGCATATTTTCGCTTCCTGACCTTGAATTAATCAGGAAGGAAAATTTAGGTGGAGAAATTGTTCCTCGGTCAGTTCTGATGTGCACCTTGGAAGGG ATTTCATATTTGCTTTGTGCACTTGGAGATGGTCACCTTTTCAGTTTTCTTCTGAATGCAAGCACAGGTGAACTAACCGATAGAAAGAAGGTTTCTCTTGGTACCCAGCCAATTAGCCTTCGTACATTCTCATCAAAGGGCACAACCCATGTGTTTGCTTCGTCTGATAGACCAACTGTTATCTACAGTAGCAATAAAAAGCTGCTGTACAGCAATGTCAATCTGAAAGAAGTTAATCATATGTGTCCTTTCAATACAGCTGCTTTTCCTGACAG CCTTGCAATTGCTAAAGAAGGTGAACTTTCAATTGGAACTATTGATGATATCCAGAAGCTTCATATCCGCACGATTCCGTTGAATGAACAAGCACGGCGCATTTGCCATCAGGAACAGTCGAGGACACTGGCGTTCTGCAGTTTCAAGTACACCCAGAATAGCATGGAGGAGAGCGAGGCGCATTTCATTCGTCTGATGGATCATCAAACTTTTGAGTTTCTGTCTACACATCCTCTTGATCAATACGAATGTGGTTGCTCCATGATTAGCTGCTCATTCTCGGATGATAATAACTTCTATTACTGTGTGGGGACGGCATATGTTCTACCTGAGGAGAATGAACCGACAAAG GGCCGGATCCTTGTATTTGCAGTTGAAGATGGAAGGTTGCAATTAATTGTAGAGAAAGAAACAAAAGGAGCTGTCTATTCCCTAAATGCATTCAATGGGAAATTGTTGGCAGCTATCAACCAGAAGATTCAGTTATACAAGTGGATGACGCGGGAGGATGGTTCACATGAACTGCAATCTGAATGTGGCCATCATGGTCACATTCTCGCCCTGTATACCCAAACCCGTGGTGATTTCATTGTAGTTGGAGACCTGATGAAATCGATATCCTTGCTTGTGTACAAG CATGAGGAGAGTGCGATCGAAGAGCTTGCTAGGGACTACAACGCAAACTGGATGACTGCAGTTGAGATGATTGATGACGACATCTATGTCGGTGCAGAGAACAGCTACAACCTTTTCACCGTGCGCAAGAACAGCGATGCAGCCACAGATGAGGAGAGGGGCAGGCTGGAGGTGGTCGGGGAGTACCACCTCGGAGAGTTTGTGAACAGGTTCCGGCACGGGTCGCTTGTGATGCGCCTCCCGGACTCTGAGATGGGCCAGATCCCCACGGTCATCTTCGGCACCATCAACGGGGTCATCGGCATCATCGCCTCCCTGCCCCACGACCACTATGTGTTCCTGGAGAAGCTCCAGACAACcctggtcaagttcatcaagggcgtGGGCAGCCTGAGCCACGAGCAGTGGCGGTCGTTCCACAACGACAAGAAGACGTCGGAGGCCCGCAACTTCCTGGACGGCGACCTCATCGAGTCCTTCCTCGACCTCAACAGGGCCAAGATGGAGGAGGTGGCCAAGGCGATGGCGGTCCCCGTAGAGGAGCTGTCCAAGCGGGTGGAGGAGCTGATGAGACTGCATTAG
- the LOC123082685 gene encoding uncharacterized protein, whose translation MYNRIFDVNLNEKLGYMKNAFMGFFVAIVWGIVGEHMAPQMTMYPGPLVIHFLTYMCLMSVALLLTLVQVVVFAIILGPLAIIYVLGIFMSGVISLWRLIEHDYGSNSDGEASNLSPAMDTLYYLALLQGVLFCYRFVLGRAEKRMPKAGADSKVQVVLQNYLRETKRGCEKDPTFAEGRNLTSYAVDKIGSNSPVDCISGVKILYAAISMVEMQDIWDSPSNVTGQRMLMKHLVLSASSSRHVLQKLLEMMDSRGLHDREIRNQAATIVERLAFYINLEQFPRGIQHISSLIGTFEQYNLAEPYTSSKKEYEHHLKLQVTRRRPSLAGELGEAYKELLLQGLSILRNLAADENNCRVMSDTRDLVSKIMAPVTSDLLDHTTRDHGTWYEVVDRSMEVMSQLTNAQGETGTKLRREISSDAKAIGTLQRIVSCKNCKEELRQRAIWILRRLYKDTIGTNISANFDFLKRGNSYCREDFVRLLVNIFTHNNEYSSSIRGYAGEALSEICSLGRISDATIVIQTSGDVVDSFAQVLLHEEDKTCGQAAAEILEHLCTHYTKDDEYLRKLKKAILGVIGKILCCGDVTHNGKDIESLCDGKEEYSDRDKKYEGFQVDALSIYDMRLIIDLHPQLDASNFLNKLKQIVVEKSDSTVENLSLCKATGNMVISMMKYYTSGGFFKQEDFGSLIEALSGTSKKMLDLDYSVVCSSASSSETRMKLDGRTLASLVREAKELLATRLPSASFGG comes from the exons ATGTACAACAGGATTTTTGATGTTAATCTGAATGAGAAACTAGGCTATATGAAGAATGCATTCATGGGGTTCTTCGTGGCCATTGTTTGGGGCATAGTAGGTGAACATATGGCCCCTCAGATGACGATGTACCCAGGCCCTCTGGTGATTCATTTCTTGACTTATATGTGTCTCATGTCGGTGGCATTACTTTTAACATTGGTTCAAGTAGTGGTGTTTGCCATAATATTGGGCCCTCTGGCGATTATATACGTGCTTGGGATATTCATGTCCGGAGTGATTTCATTGTGGCGTCTGATAGAGCACGATTATGGGAGCAACTCGGATGGAGAAGCATCAAACCTATCGCCGGCTATGGACACCTTGTACTACCTTGCTCTGCTCCAGGGTGTGCTCTTCTGCTATAGGTTCGTGTTGGGTCGCGCGGAGAAGAGGATGCCTAAGGCCGGGGCCGACTCGAAAGTTCAAGTAGTACTTCAGAATTACTTGCGCGAAACAAAGAGAGGATGTGAGAAGGACCCGACATTTGCGGAAGGAAGGAACCTTACCTCATATGCTGTTGACAAGATTGGTTCCAATTCACCAGTTGACTGCATTTCCGGGGTGAAGATCTTGTACGCAGCCATAAGCATGGTGGAGATGCAGGATATTTGGGATAGTCCGAGCAATGTCACTGGGCAGCGCATGCTCATGAAACATCTGGTCTTGTCTGCATCATCCTCTCGACACGTACTGCAAAAATTGCTAGAGATGATGGATTCAAGAGGCCTACATGACAGAGAGATAAGAAACCAGGCCGCGACGATAGTGGAGCGACTTGCATTCTACATTAATTTGGAGCAGTTTCCTCGGGGTATTCAACACATATCTTCCCTAATCGGGACGTTTGAACAATACAACTTAGCCGAGCCATATACCAGTTCCAAAAAAGAATATGAGCATCATTTGAAACTACAGGTCACTCGTCGGCGCCCTTCACTGGCAGGCGAACTTGGGGAAGCCTACAAGGAGTTGTTGTTACAAGGCCTGTCTATCCTCCGGAATCTTGCTGCCGACGAAAACAATTGCAGAGTCATGAGCGACACCCGGGATCTAGTCTCCAAGATCATGGCGCCCGTCACTTCTGACCTACTCGACCACACCACTCGTGATCATGGTACATGGTACGAAGTAGTAGATCGATCAATGGAAGTGATGAGCCAATTAACCAATGCTCAAGGAGAAACTGGGACCAAGCTACGTCGTGAAATATCAAGCGACGCAAAAGCAATCGGCACTCTCCAGAGGATTGTTAGCTGTAAAAATTGTAAAGAAGAGCTGCGGCAAAGAGCCATTTGGATTCTCAGACGATTGTACAAGGATACTATCGGAACAAACATATCAGCTAATTTCGATTTTCTCAAAAGAGGAAATAGTTATTGCAGAGAAGACTTTGTTAGGCTGCTAGTGAACATCTTTACTCACAATAACGAGTATAGCAGCTCCATCAGAGGATATGCAGGAGAAGCACTGTCTGAGATATGTTCCCTTGGCCGAATTAGTGATGCCACAATTGTCATACAAACAAGTGGTGATGTTGTTGATAGTTTCGCTCAAGTGCTTTTACATGAAGAGGACAAGACATGCGGACAAGCAGCTGCTGAAATTCTTGAGCATCTATGTACCCATTACACCAAGGATGATGAATACCTTCGCAAACTTAAGAAGGCAATCCTCGGG GTGATTGGAAAAATACTTTGTTGTGGAGACGTAACGCATAATGGAAAAGACATAGAAAGCCTGTGTGATGGCAAAGAAGAATACAGTGATCGGGACAAGAAGTACGAGGGATTCCAGGTGGACGCACTCTCAA TCTACGACATGAGGTTGATCATTGATTTGCATCCTCAGTTGGATGCATCTAACTTTCTAAACAAGCTCAAGCAGATAGTAGTTGAAAAAAGTGACTCCACCGTCGAAAACTTGTCATTGTGCAAGGCTACCGGTAATATGGTCATATCAATGATGAAATACTACACTAGTGGCGGGTTCTTCAAGCAAGAGGACTTTGGAAGCTTGATAGAGGCACTCTCTGGTACTTCCAAGAAAATGCTGGATCTCGACTACTCAGTGGTTTGTTCTTCTGCCAGCAGCTCCGAAACTAGAATGAAGCTTGATGGGCGCACTCTCGCGTCCCTCGTGAGAGAAGCGAAAGAACTGCTTGCTACCAGGCTACCATCTGCCTCTTTCGGTGGTTGA